A region from the Planctomycetota bacterium genome encodes:
- a CDS encoding DUF2950 family protein: MEEGKKKAQVPMHVKRPIVLVAVVVFAFLIIAVLFRYKGMRNNESRAINYLKNFKFLEIEWHQEDYDGNGKHEYWTYDISCLVRIPNRDGKIWHPLAAADGAPAERNDAFDKDWWQGSSRDGWIGYFYRAMLKDETGTPYNQNEFKGIKALNEFKFGIVAYPSEYNSTGRLTFIINEKGVIYYKNTKGEPVLEWPAENPQTAGWQLVEEIE, from the coding sequence ATGGAAGAAGGTAAGAAAAAGGCGCAAGTACCCATGCACGTAAAAAGACCGATTGTTCTGGTGGCTGTTGTCGTATTCGCTTTTTTGATAATAGCCGTTCTTTTTAGATACAAAGGGATGCGTAACAATGAATCAAGGGCAATAAATTATTTAAAAAACTTTAAGTTTCTAGAGATAGAATGGCATCAGGAAGATTATGACGGGAACGGTAAGCATGAATACTGGACATACGATATCTCCTGTCTGGTAAGGATTCCAAATCGGGATGGTAAAATTTGGCATCCTCTGGCTGCGGCGGATGGCGCCCCGGCGGAACGGAATGACGCTTTCGATAAAGACTGGTGGCAAGGGAGTTCTCGTGATGGTTGGATTGGTTACTTTTACCGTGCCATGCTAAAAGACGAAACCGGTACGCCTTATAACCAGAACGAATTTAAAGGCATCAAGGCACTGAATGAATTTAAATTCGGTATCGTTGCCTACCCATCAGAATACAACTCAACCGGTCGGTTGACCTTTATCATAAATGAAAAGGGGGTTATTTACTACAAGAATACCAAGGGCGAACCGGTGCTGGAATGGCCTGCTGAAAACCCGCAAACCGCTGGTTGGCAACTGGTGGAAGAAATTGAATAG